Proteins encoded together in one Lathyrus oleraceus cultivar Zhongwan6 chromosome 5, CAAS_Psat_ZW6_1.0, whole genome shotgun sequence window:
- the LOC127084161 gene encoding ornithine decarboxylase-like: protein MPTLLAEEFQIPNLKSILCASGLKDKQVTTLSSEITISDFIQSIIETKPTEIDSPFSVLDLKVVIDHMNKWLTKLPTVKPFYAVKCNPNISLIATLASLGSNFDCASRAEIESVLSLGVSPDRIIYANPCKSESHIKYAASVGVNVTTFDSVGEVKKIKKWHPKCELLLRIKPEEDITNGASTCLGLKYGALEDEVPELLKAADAAGLKVTGVSFHVGSGGAAAKAYHKAILSAKNVFETASRLGMAKMKILDIGGGFISGSKFEEAALNVNDAIKTHFGNEEDVVVIGEPGRYFAETSFTLATKVIGKRVRGELREYWIDDGIYGTLNNIIFDFATVTCMPLRFGTENLSKTYYPSTVFGPTCDSVDTVLKDYDMPELEVNDWLVFPNMGAYTVSSGTNFNGFSSSVKNIYLACSTSSYGARE, encoded by the coding sequence ATGCCTACACTACTAGCTGAAGAATTCCAAATTCCCAACTTGAAGTCCATTTTGTGTGCTTCAGGACTGAAAGACAAACAAGTCACAACTTTATCCTCAGAAATTACTATCTCAGATTTCATTCAATCCATTATTGAAACCAAACCAACTGAAATTGATTCACCATTCAGTGTCCTTGATTTAAAAGTCGTCATTGACCACATGAACAAATGGTTAACTAAACTTCCAACCGTTAAACCCTTCTACGCCGTTAAATGTAACCCAAACATTTCACTTATAGCTACACTCGCTTCCCTCGGCTCCAATTTCGACTGCGCTAGCCGCGCCGAAATTGAGTCTGTTTTATCACTCGGAGTTTCACCCGACCGAATCATTTACGCTAACCCGTGTAAATCCGAGTCACACATTAAATACGCGGCTAGTGTGGGTGTTAATGTAACAACCTTTGACTCTGTTGGAGAAgtcaaaaaaattaaaaaatggcACCCGAAATGCGAGCTGCTCCTCCGGATTAAACCGGAGGAGGACATCACTAACGGTGCAAGTACGTGTTTGGGTCTCAAATACGGTGCGCTTGAGGATGAAGTTCCGGAGCTTCTCAAAGCCGCTGACGCGGCTGGACTTAAAGTAACTGGCGTATCGTTCCACGTCGGCAGCGGAGGAGCCGCTGCTAAAGCTTACCATAAAGCCATTTTATCGGCTAAGAATGTTTTCGAAACGGCTTCACGGCTTGGAATGGCGAAAATGAAAATTCTTGATATTGGTGGAGGATTCATTTCTGGGTCGAAATTTGAAGAAGCTGCATTAAACGTGAATGATGCAATAAAAACACATTTCGGAAATGAAGAGGATGTTGTTGTAATTGGTGAACCTGGTCGTTACTTTGCAGAAACATCGTTTACATTGGCAACAAAAGTGATAGGGAAACGTGTAAGAGGTGAATTAAGAGAGTATTGGATTGATGATGGAATATATGGAACTCTTAACAACATTATCTTTGATTTTGCTACTGTCACGTGCATGCCACTTAGGTTCGGAACTGAGAATCTTTCTAAAACTTACTATCCTTCAACTGTTTTTGGACCAACTTGTGATTCTGTTGATACAGTTCTTAAGGATTATGACATGCCTGAACTTGAGGTGAATGATTGGCTAGTGTTTCCTAATATGGGTGCTTATACAGTTTCTTCAGGGACAAATTTCAATGGGTTTAGTTCCTCAGTTAAGAACATTTACCTTGCATGTTCAACTTCAAGTTATGGCGCACGAGAATAA